The following are from one region of the Ignavibacteriota bacterium genome:
- a CDS encoding PIN domain-containing protein, translated as MVKFLLETDVLVDYLTSGENNYLINLMQSGICFTTVLNASELLAACNDDSEKYSVRSVLDSLKILGLHSRYALSIPEYSGKTESLRDSLFAVVSQINKLPIVTLNKERYKKTNLKIIHPKELGV; from the coding sequence ATGGTTAAATTCCTTCTTGAAACTGATGTGCTGGTTGATTATCTGACATCGGGTGAAAATAATTATTTGATAAACCTGATGCAGTCAGGTATTTGTTTTACAACTGTTCTGAATGCTTCTGAGCTTTTGGCTGCTTGTAATGATGATTCAGAAAAATATTCAGTACGAAGTGTATTGGATTCATTAAAAATTCTTGGTTTACATTCGAGATATGCATTAAGTATCCCGGAATATTCAGGTAAAACTGAAAGTCTTCGCGATTCACTGTTTGCGGTTGTTTCTCAAATAAATAAATTGCCGATAGTAACATTGAATAAAGAACGTTATAAAAAAACAAATTTGAAAATCATTCATCCAAAAGAACTGGGAGTATAA
- a CDS encoding EutN/CcmL family microcompartment protein, which produces MFLGKVIGTVWSTKKDENLVGAKFLIVRELTLDLKEKERFVVAVDSVGAGEGEVVLVATGSSSRMTSFTKDKPVDAVIMGIVDKLDVSEK; this is translated from the coding sequence ATGTTTCTTGGAAAGGTTATCGGTACGGTGTGGTCAACAAAAAAAGATGAAAATCTTGTTGGTGCTAAATTTTTAATTGTTCGTGAGCTGACTCTCGATTTGAAAGAAAAAGAAAGATTTGTAGTTGCTGTTGATAGTGTTGGTGCTGGTGAAGGTGAAGTAGTTTTGGTTGCAACCGGAAGTTCATCAAGAATGACAAGCTTCACAAAAGATAAACCAGTTGATGCTGTTATTATGGGCATCGTTGATAAGCTTGATGTATCTGAAAAATAA
- a CDS encoding EutN/CcmL family microcompartment protein: MFLGKVIGNIWATRKHPSLSNLKLMIVQPLNGELEKAGDPIIAVDTVGSGPGEIIYYITASEAVIPLPVDLAPVDASIVGIVDSVNSEKSNKSKS; encoded by the coding sequence TTGTTTCTGGGAAAAGTTATCGGAAATATCTGGGCAACACGAAAGCATCCTTCATTAAGCAATTTAAAGTTGATGATAGTTCAACCGTTAAATGGTGAACTTGAGAAAGCTGGAGATCCGATTATAGCTGTAGATACGGTTGGTTCCGGTCCGGGCGAAATTATTTATTATATAACAGCATCCGAAGCCGTTATTCCATTACCTGTTGATCTGGCTCCGGTCGATGCATCAATAGTTGGTATTGTTGATTCAGTTAACTCCGAAAAATCAAATAAAAGTAAGTCGTGA
- a CDS encoding RNA polymerase sigma factor RpoD/SigA has translation MKITKQFTNRDSQSLDKYFHDIGKVTLLTAEQEIELARRIKEGDSEALDKLTKANLRFVVSVAKQYQNQGLSLGDLINEGNLGLIKAARRFDETRGFKFISYAVWWIRQSIMQALAEQSRIVRLPLNRVGALNKIGKAYSNLEQEFEREPSPEELAEELQMDVEDVSEAMSLSSKHLSMDAPFSNNEENRLLDVLENPDEPSPDDTLMNESFKEEIGRALSKLSAREAEVIKLYFGIDIDEPLTLEEIGEKFNLTRERVRQIKEKAIRRLRNTTRSKELKKYLG, from the coding sequence GTGAAAATAACCAAACAGTTTACAAATCGTGATTCTCAATCACTGGATAAATATTTCCACGATATCGGTAAAGTTACATTACTTACTGCCGAACAAGAGATTGAACTTGCGCGAAGAATAAAAGAAGGTGACTCAGAGGCTCTGGATAAACTGACAAAAGCCAATTTAAGGTTTGTCGTAAGCGTTGCAAAACAATATCAAAATCAGGGGCTTTCACTCGGTGATTTAATAAATGAAGGTAACCTCGGTCTGATTAAAGCTGCCAGAAGATTTGATGAAACAAGAGGATTTAAATTTATATCTTATGCAGTATGGTGGATCCGGCAATCTATTATGCAAGCACTCGCTGAACAATCACGAATTGTAAGATTGCCCTTAAATCGTGTTGGAGCTCTGAATAAAATCGGCAAAGCATACAGCAACCTGGAACAGGAATTTGAAAGAGAACCAAGTCCTGAAGAACTCGCTGAAGAACTTCAAATGGATGTTGAAGATGTTTCAGAAGCTATGTCTTTATCTTCAAAGCATCTTTCAATGGATGCACCTTTTTCTAATAACGAAGAAAATCGACTGCTTGATGTGCTGGAAAATCCGGATGAACCATCGCCTGATGACACACTCATGAACGAATCTTTTAAAGAAGAAATCGGAAGGGCTTTATCCAAACTTTCTGCACGCGAAGCCGAAGTAATTAAACTTTATTTTGGAATAGATATTGACGAACCGCTAACGCTGGAAGAAATTGGAGAAAAGTTTAATCTTACCCGTGAAAGAGTTCGTCAAATAAAAGAAAAAGCAATTCGCAGATTGCGAAATACAACCCGAAGCAAAGAATTGAAAAAATATCTTGGGTGA
- a CDS encoding C40 family peptidase: MKLRSVSSNIFLFLISLFIICSCSSSNTIRFGKKTPDEDKEKSSVRFTSEDDSMIVDLNLDFKDPDDLPLEDPDIDVSTLLTGTENDYTFDVPGYDYTTIKEKMLMEIIKYLGTPYKYGGNTKEGMDCSAFTQIIFKNVFNLSLERSARLQYTQGSVIEKGDELKVGDLVFFNTRKRVKPGHVGIYIGDNLFAHASTKKGVTITALDYDYYSRTFMGARRLEMNGLTEKTQ; encoded by the coding sequence GTGAAGTTGAGAAGTGTCAGTTCAAATATATTCTTGTTTTTAATCTCATTATTTATAATCTGTTCCTGCTCATCCAGCAATACAATCCGGTTTGGTAAAAAAACACCCGATGAAGATAAAGAGAAATCTTCTGTCAGATTTACATCTGAGGATGATTCGATGATTGTAGATCTTAATCTGGATTTCAAAGATCCTGATGACCTTCCTTTGGAAGATCCTGATATTGATGTTTCGACTCTTTTAACCGGTACTGAGAATGATTACACTTTTGATGTCCCTGGATACGATTACACTACAATCAAAGAAAAAATGCTGATGGAGATTATCAAGTACCTTGGAACACCGTACAAATACGGCGGCAACACAAAAGAAGGAATGGATTGTTCTGCATTTACTCAGATAATTTTTAAGAATGTTTTTAATTTAAGTCTTGAACGTTCTGCACGATTACAGTACACACAGGGAAGTGTAATTGAAAAAGGTGATGAACTAAAAGTTGGTGATCTTGTATTTTTTAACACGCGAAAAAGAGTAAAACCCGGGCATGTTGGTATCTATATTGGCGATAATCTCTTTGCACACGCAAGCACTAAAAAAGGTGTTACAATAACTGCATTAGATTATGATTATTACTCAAGAACTTTTATGGGTGCAAGAAGGTTGGAGATGAATGGGTTGACGGAGAAAACGCAATGA
- a CDS encoding RecQ family ATP-dependent DNA helicase: MIEKLECGYITSYIKDLLPEIDNYSHYKNKDIFRSLSAFELETLSSYPPTNNLSEKERQLVYVLDNLLSRGFPTFCSINLERDLSRIIRNDFNIQESAAQGAIKFSDSITNNQYKAKWIKSITDSLILFDQKFDPNKVFEEIEKKYNSENNITVSQEEKIFYCQILPNLIGLNISQLFEPQRKIETMLPANEAQNYFGQRVDFAIETVDIKVIIEIDGLQHFQDQVQMNLDNQRRNSLRNNGWKVIEITSREINEGLNEQNINELRNTIIDSDYLECLNQNETISFSSLSDRLIHIPLLVARFQKVLLWALKKGYLNFHQESWNLCFIEEDVSYAKFAVEDTKVWLSNFCSLYNVPLPDIQYRTEKTLEDFNPNSNNEILFYISLKKKWAIKEKQNIREKVNYLAFVVTSRFYFDNNFKVNSITPFPYELNESKEKNLLFLLQSIFRKEDYWEGQIEVLKRSLSLKPVIGLLPTGAGKSLTYQLSALLQPGVTLVVDPLRSLMFDQADNMNNYLIDNISFINSELTSEERVQVVNEMSNGKYNLVFIAPERFQDNNFRNSLIQMTVSFSIPYLVIDEAHCVSEWGHDFRTSYLNLAKTAKKYCKYQNYEPTVLALTGTASYSVLTDVQREIGIDEEEAKIYPSTFNRDELQFDIYSTPSTNKKDILFGLLQNTIPQVLNTNENELFQPDGNNTKSGLVFVPWTNNVFGSQVRDDLQNRLNIQVGFFSGSVPKYFQPNLHRFQREIEWNKEKRRIQKDFKNNEFAVLVSTKAFGMGIDKPNVRYTVHFGIPASLEAFYQEAGRAGRDRNNSYCIIIFSDDNSTIADQFLDINLSAQDLRILKQQGQWPQFGQEGDIHRMLFFHMNAFQGVDIEISNLHNLLTNSIYPVYNNLQLGQTHQIIIPRNDNLDKSIYRLSILGIVSDYTIDWNANQYSVTLNRLSDEECLTNLKTYLSRYKTPDYIRTAQTQIVNANGTNMLERCLGYIVRFAYNEIEKKRRTALKTILEVSRSSSQMPPNSRNNYIREQLLAYLEKSIFTDLLLEIVQSDDHTKWWEVLEQVTDIDLARQLLGGCRRTMESYPEYSGLYILSAFSRLSIPNYEIEFVIQDFITGINFLRQQYEFETQENIIANIIDIYQRKIGQINEEFGNLFLELISSRKIARLIYPSLPNQSKMILLSILLKNTINYNKHYIGN, from the coding sequence ATGATTGAAAAATTAGAATGTGGTTATATAACAAGCTATATAAAAGATTTACTGCCAGAAATAGATAATTATAGCCACTATAAAAACAAAGATATATTTCGTTCCTTATCTGCGTTCGAATTAGAAACATTATCTTCATATCCTCCTACAAATAATCTTTCGGAAAAAGAAAGACAGTTAGTTTATGTTTTAGACAATTTGTTAAGTAGAGGATTCCCAACCTTTTGTTCAATTAATTTAGAAAGAGATTTATCTAGAATAATTAGAAATGATTTTAATATTCAAGAATCGGCTGCTCAAGGGGCAATAAAGTTTAGCGATAGCATCACTAACAATCAGTATAAAGCGAAATGGATAAAATCCATTACTGACTCGTTAATATTATTCGATCAAAAGTTTGATCCTAATAAAGTATTTGAAGAAATAGAAAAGAAGTATAATTCAGAAAATAATATTACTGTCAGCCAAGAAGAGAAAATATTTTATTGCCAAATACTACCTAATCTTATCGGACTGAATATTTCTCAACTTTTTGAACCACAAAGAAAAATTGAAACTATGCTTCCGGCTAATGAAGCTCAAAATTATTTTGGTCAAAGAGTTGATTTTGCAATTGAGACCGTAGATATCAAAGTTATTATTGAAATTGATGGCTTACAACATTTCCAAGATCAAGTTCAAATGAATCTTGACAATCAGAGAAGGAATTCATTACGAAACAATGGCTGGAAAGTAATAGAAATTACTTCAAGGGAAATTAATGAAGGATTGAATGAACAAAATATCAACGAGCTTCGAAATACAATAATTGATAGTGACTATTTGGAATGCCTAAATCAAAACGAAACAATTTCTTTTTCTTCTCTTTCCGATCGGTTAATTCATATTCCCTTACTTGTAGCAAGATTTCAAAAAGTATTATTGTGGGCTTTAAAAAAAGGCTACTTAAATTTTCATCAAGAAAGTTGGAATTTATGTTTCATTGAAGAAGATGTGTCATACGCAAAATTTGCAGTTGAGGATACAAAAGTATGGTTGTCAAATTTTTGTTCACTCTATAATGTGCCTTTACCAGATATTCAATACAGAACTGAAAAAACACTTGAAGACTTCAATCCAAACAGTAACAATGAGATATTATTTTATATTTCATTGAAAAAGAAATGGGCAATCAAAGAGAAACAAAATATTCGAGAGAAAGTTAATTACTTAGCGTTTGTCGTTACATCCAGATTCTATTTTGATAATAATTTTAAAGTTAATTCTATAACTCCTTTTCCTTATGAGCTAAATGAAAGCAAGGAAAAGAATCTTTTGTTCTTATTGCAAAGTATTTTTAGAAAAGAAGACTATTGGGAAGGTCAGATTGAAGTCCTTAAGCGCTCGCTGTCATTAAAACCAGTTATTGGATTATTGCCTACTGGTGCTGGTAAATCTCTAACTTACCAACTTTCTGCACTTTTACAGCCTGGAGTTACACTGGTCGTTGATCCCCTAAGATCATTAATGTTTGATCAAGCAGATAATATGAACAATTACCTTATTGACAATATTAGCTTTATCAATAGCGAATTAACTAGTGAAGAAAGAGTGCAAGTTGTTAATGAAATGTCTAATGGAAAATATAATTTAGTATTTATTGCCCCTGAAAGATTTCAAGACAACAACTTTAGAAATTCCTTAATTCAGATGACCGTTTCTTTTTCTATACCCTATCTTGTAATTGATGAGGCACATTGTGTGTCAGAGTGGGGTCACGATTTCAGAACGTCCTATTTAAATTTAGCAAAGACCGCAAAAAAATATTGCAAATACCAAAACTATGAACCTACCGTATTAGCTTTAACTGGTACAGCCTCTTATTCTGTCTTAACTGACGTTCAAAGAGAAATTGGAATAGACGAAGAAGAAGCTAAAATATATCCATCAACATTTAACAGAGATGAATTACAATTCGATATTTATTCTACACCAAGCACAAACAAAAAAGACATTTTATTTGGATTGTTACAGAATACGATTCCGCAAGTCCTTAATACAAATGAAAATGAATTATTTCAACCGGATGGAAATAATACCAAATCTGGTTTGGTCTTTGTCCCTTGGACAAACAATGTGTTTGGCTCACAAGTACGAGACGATTTACAAAATAGGTTAAATATACAAGTTGGATTTTTTAGTGGTTCAGTACCAAAATATTTTCAACCAAATTTGCATCGCTTTCAGCGTGAAATAGAGTGGAACAAAGAAAAAAGAAGAATTCAGAAAGATTTTAAGAATAATGAATTTGCCGTCTTAGTTTCAACAAAAGCATTCGGAATGGGAATTGATAAACCAAATGTTAGATATACTGTACATTTTGGAATCCCTGCTTCACTAGAAGCCTTTTATCAAGAAGCTGGTAGGGCTGGAAGGGATAGGAATAATTCTTATTGTATAATAATATTTTCTGACGATAATTCAACAATTGCTGATCAGTTTTTAGACATTAATCTTTCAGCACAAGATTTGAGAATTCTAAAACAACAAGGTCAATGGCCACAATTTGGACAAGAAGGCGATATTCATAGAATGTTATTTTTTCATATGAATGCTTTTCAAGGGGTTGATATCGAAATTAGTAATCTTCATAACTTGCTAACAAATAGCATTTACCCAGTTTATAATAATTTGCAACTTGGACAAACACATCAAATAATAATTCCACGAAATGATAATCTTGACAAATCGATCTATCGTCTTTCAATTCTTGGAATAGTCTCAGATTATACCATCGATTGGAATGCAAACCAATACAGTGTTACTTTAAATCGATTATCGGATGAGGAATGTTTGACAAATTTAAAAACTTATTTAAGTCGTTATAAAACCCCAGACTATATTCGTACAGCGCAAACACAAATAGTTAATGCAAATGGAACCAATATGCTTGAACGTTGTCTTGGTTACATTGTACGTTTTGCTTACAACGAGATCGAGAAAAAACGAAGAACCGCTCTAAAAACCATTTTAGAAGTTTCAAGAAGTTCTTCACAAATGCCACCAAACAGTAGAAATAATTACATACGTGAGCAATTATTAGCCTATTTAGAAAAATCAATTTTCACAGATCTTCTTTTAGAAATTGTTCAGTCCGATGACCACACAAAATGGTGGGAGGTTCTCGAACAAGTAACAGACATTGATTTAGCAAGACAACTACTAGGAGGTTGTCGTCGAACAATGGAAAGCTACCCTGAATATTCTGGTTTATATATCCTTAGTGCGTTTTCCAGATTATCAATACCTAATTACGAAATTGAATTTGTAATTCAAGACTTTATTACCGGAATTAATTTTCTTCGACAGCAATATGAGTTTGAAACGCAAGAGAATATAATTGCCAATATTATCGATATCTATCAAAGAAAAATTGGACAGATAAATGAAGAGTTTGGCAACTTGTTTCTTGAATTAATCTCATCAAGAAAAATTGCACGTCTAATATATCCTTCATTACCAAATCAGAGTAAAATGATACTACTATCAATTCTCTTAAAAAACACGATAAATTATAACAAACATTATATAGGTAACTAA
- a CDS encoding vitamin B12-dependent ribonucleotide reductase — translation MQVKRLFTTAGKDPLSTIKFAKRRSEIKNPDGSIVFKMEDVIVPENWSQVASDIIAQKYFRKAGIPKLLIKIQEDGVPEWLLPSTSDNERLNTLPEDDRFTSERDSRQVFHRLAGCWTYWGWKGGYFNSEDDARAFYDELLYMLANQFAAPNSPQWFNTGLNWAYGITGPSQGHYYVDYQTGEMVSSTDAYTHPQPHACFIQSVSDDLVNEGGIMDLWVREARLFKYGSGTGSNFSDLRGNNEPLSGGGKSSGLMSFLKIGDRSAGAIKSGGTTRRAAKMVTLDLDHPDIEEFVNWKVIEEQKVASMVAGSQLANFHLNNIMTACYSAHPENDRFNKNFNQNLKAAVLDARKAMIPNNYIERVIQLAKQGFKSIEFPEYDADWNSDSYATVSGQNSNNSIRVTNEFMNAVLDDKDWNLYWRIEKRKAKSESRNPKPCKTLRARDLWNDIAFAAWSSADPGIQFHNTINDWHTCPESGEIRASNPCSEYMFLDDTACNLASLNLVKFYNIKEKKFNVDEYRHASRLWTIVLEISVTMAQFPSRNIAKLSYEYRTLGLGYANLGTLLMLQGIPYDSNEGFAICGALTAIMHMTAYSASAEMSKELGPFPGFKQNKKNMLRVIKNHRRAAHNVPNEEYENLKIYPVGINPKHCPSDLLKAAREDADKALELGEQFGFRNAQVTVIAPTGTIGLVMDCDTTGVEPDFSLVKFKKLAGGGYFKIINQSIPPALERLGYNKDQIIEIVKYANGQGTLQGCPYINPESLKAKGFTEEIIARIEKSLPSVFEISFAFNKFTLGEEFIINKLEIDEKKINRFDFNILEEIGFSKQEIASANDYVCGTMTIEGAPFLKHEHYPVFDCANKCGKKGTRFIRSLAHIKMMAAAQPFISGAISKTINLPNQSTIEDVKDAYMQSWKLGVKANALYRDGSKLSQPLNALSEEDVEALIEDKEKHDMVKVAERIIHRYIAKRRRLPDRRSGYTQKAKINGQSVYIRTGEYDNGQIGEIFIDMHREGAAFRSLLNCFAISISLGLQHGVPLEEFADAFVFTRFEPSGIVTGNEKIKMATSVIDYIFRELAVTYLNRYDLAHIEPEEIKSKASPGIVKKFAEPDFISEEIVSERLVELDKDNVDDFSKPTRPQNSHLKRETPTATSKKTEMNTQVKMAIERGYTGDICTECQSMTMVRNGTCLKCMTCGSTSGCS, via the coding sequence ATGCAGGTAAAAAGATTGTTTACAACAGCTGGTAAAGATCCTTTATCAACTATTAAATTCGCCAAGCGCAGATCCGAAATAAAAAACCCCGATGGTTCTATTGTCTTTAAAATGGAAGATGTTATTGTTCCTGAAAACTGGTCACAGGTAGCATCTGATATAATAGCACAAAAGTATTTTCGAAAAGCCGGCATTCCTAAACTTCTCATAAAAATTCAGGAAGATGGTGTACCCGAATGGCTGCTGCCTTCAACTTCTGATAATGAAAGACTAAATACACTTCCTGAGGATGATCGTTTTACATCCGAACGAGATTCCCGCCAGGTTTTTCATAGATTAGCGGGATGCTGGACATACTGGGGATGGAAAGGTGGATATTTTAATTCAGAGGATGATGCCAGAGCGTTTTACGATGAACTTTTATACATGCTTGCAAATCAGTTTGCCGCACCAAATAGCCCGCAATGGTTCAATACAGGTTTAAATTGGGCTTATGGTATTACAGGCCCATCGCAAGGTCATTATTATGTTGATTATCAAACCGGTGAAATGGTATCTTCTACAGATGCTTACACACATCCTCAACCTCACGCCTGCTTCATTCAGTCAGTAAGCGATGATCTTGTTAATGAAGGCGGAATTATGGATCTCTGGGTTCGTGAAGCCAGATTATTTAAATATGGTTCAGGTACAGGTTCAAATTTTTCAGATTTAAGAGGAAATAATGAACCTCTCAGTGGTGGTGGAAAATCTTCAGGTCTAATGTCATTCTTAAAAATCGGAGACCGTTCAGCAGGTGCAATTAAATCAGGTGGAACAACAAGAAGAGCAGCCAAAATGGTAACTCTTGACCTCGATCATCCTGATATTGAGGAATTTGTTAACTGGAAAGTTATTGAAGAACAAAAAGTCGCTTCAATGGTAGCTGGATCTCAACTTGCTAACTTCCATTTAAATAATATAATGACAGCCTGTTATTCTGCTCATCCTGAGAATGATAGATTTAATAAAAATTTTAATCAAAACCTGAAAGCTGCTGTTCTCGATGCACGAAAAGCGATGATTCCGAATAATTATATTGAACGGGTTATTCAACTAGCAAAACAAGGATTTAAATCAATAGAATTTCCTGAATATGATGCTGACTGGAATTCTGATTCTTACGCAACCGTATCAGGACAAAATTCAAATAACTCAATAAGAGTAACGAACGAATTTATGAATGCAGTTCTCGATGATAAGGATTGGAATTTATATTGGAGAATAGAAAAGCGGAAGGCAAAATCTGAGAGCAGAAATCCAAAGCCGTGCAAAACTTTACGCGCAAGAGATTTATGGAATGATATAGCTTTTGCTGCATGGTCATCAGCAGATCCGGGAATTCAGTTTCATAATACAATTAATGATTGGCATACTTGCCCTGAAAGTGGTGAAATACGTGCATCAAATCCGTGCAGCGAATATATGTTTCTCGATGATACTGCTTGCAATCTTGCTTCACTCAATCTGGTTAAATTCTATAATATCAAAGAAAAGAAATTTAATGTTGACGAGTATCGGCATGCATCAAGATTGTGGACAATCGTACTTGAAATAAGTGTAACAATGGCTCAGTTCCCAAGCAGAAATATAGCTAAGCTCAGTTATGAATATAGAACTCTTGGATTAGGTTATGCAAATCTCGGAACTTTATTAATGCTTCAGGGAATTCCTTATGATAGTAATGAAGGATTCGCTATATGCGGAGCGTTGACTGCAATAATGCACATGACTGCTTATTCAGCTTCAGCGGAAATGAGCAAAGAACTTGGTCCTTTCCCTGGTTTCAAACAGAATAAAAAGAATATGCTTCGTGTAATAAAAAATCACAGACGTGCAGCGCACAATGTACCGAATGAAGAATATGAAAATTTAAAAATTTATCCTGTTGGAATTAATCCAAAGCACTGTCCGTCCGATTTGCTAAAAGCAGCCAGAGAAGATGCTGATAAAGCATTGGAACTGGGTGAACAATTTGGATTCCGGAATGCACAGGTTACAGTAATTGCTCCAACAGGAACAATCGGACTCGTTATGGATTGCGATACAACAGGTGTTGAACCGGATTTCTCACTTGTTAAATTTAAGAAGCTTGCTGGTGGTGGTTATTTCAAAATTATTAATCAATCAATTCCTCCGGCATTAGAGAGATTAGGCTATAACAAAGATCAAATTATTGAAATTGTAAAATATGCCAATGGTCAGGGAACTCTTCAAGGTTGCCCTTACATCAATCCGGAATCATTAAAAGCAAAAGGTTTTACTGAGGAAATTATAGCCAGGATTGAAAAATCTCTTCCATCTGTTTTCGAAATCAGCTTTGCATTCAATAAGTTCACACTAGGTGAAGAGTTCATAATCAATAAACTTGAAATTGATGAGAAAAAAATTAACAGGTTTGATTTTAACATTTTAGAAGAAATAGGTTTCTCCAAACAGGAAATTGCCTCAGCTAATGACTATGTTTGTGGTACAATGACAATTGAAGGTGCTCCATTCCTCAAACATGAACACTATCCCGTTTTCGATTGTGCAAACAAATGCGGAAAGAAAGGAACTAGGTTCATTCGTTCACTGGCTCATATCAAAATGATGGCTGCCGCACAGCCGTTTATTTCCGGGGCAATTTCAAAGACAATTAATCTTCCCAATCAATCGACTATTGAAGATGTTAAAGATGCTTATATGCAATCCTGGAAGCTTGGGGTGAAGGCAAACGCACTCTACAGAGATGGATCGAAACTATCCCAACCACTGAACGCTTTAAGTGAAGAAGATGTTGAAGCTTTGATAGAAGACAAAGAAAAACACGATATGGTTAAAGTGGCTGAGAGAATTATTCACAGATATATTGCAAAAAGAAGAAGGCTTCCTGACAGAAGATCAGGCTATACTCAGAAAGCAAAAATTAACGGTCAGTCGGTTTATATCAGAACAGGTGAATATGATAACGGACAGATTGGTGAAATATTCATAGATATGCATCGTGAAGGTGCTGCATTCCGAAGTTTGCTGAACTGTTTTGCAATTTCAATATCACTAGGCTTGCAGCACGGAGTACCGCTTGAAGAATTTGCTGATGCGTTTGTATTCACGCGGTTTGAGCCCAGTGGAATAGTAACCGGTAATGAGAAAATTAAAATGGCAACTTCTGTTATTGATTACATTTTCAGAGAACTTGCTGTTACATATTTGAACCGATATGATCTCGCACACATTGAACCTGAGGAAATTAAATCAAAAGCTTCTCCCGGAATTGTTAAGAAGTTTGCTGAACCTGATTTTATCAGCGAAGAAATAGTAAGTGAAAGACTTGTTGAGCTTGATAAGGATAATGTTGATGATTTCTCAAAACCAACAAGACCCCAAAACTCGCACCTGAAGCGTGAAACACCAACAGCTACAAGTAAAAAAACTGAAATGAACACACAGGTAAAAATGGCAATTGAAAGAGGTTATACAGGTGATATCTGCACAGAATGTCAGAGTATGACAATGGTAAGAAACGGAACCTGTCTTAAATGTATGACTTGTGGTTCTACTTCTGGTTGCAGTTGA
- a CDS encoding ABC transporter ATP-binding protein: protein MSSVEKVIQISSLSKRFKDLLAVDELELHVNRGDVFGFLGPNGAGKSTTIRMMLSLVSPTSGTINIFGKSLLENRKEILTNIGAIVEKPDFYQYLPAIKNLEILAKISGKEVSSKRIIELLDLVGLKDRAKSKVKTYSHGMKQRLGIAQALLHDPELIVLDEPTTGLDPQGMKEIRDLILRLSKDENKTIFLSSHILSEIELVANRMIIINKGKKIVEGEVSNLLNSNKVKVTVEVENIVTVKNILETTKWLNQIESISANKININLEQNEIPLLNKFLVENGIMVNALVPVRSLEDYFLNITSGTK, encoded by the coding sequence ATGAGCTCAGTTGAAAAAGTAATTCAGATTTCTTCTTTAAGTAAAAGGTTTAAAGATTTACTTGCAGTTGATGAGCTTGAATTACATGTTAACAGAGGAGATGTATTTGGTTTCCTCGGTCCAAATGGTGCTGGTAAAAGCACAACTATCCGAATGATGCTATCACTTGTTTCACCAACATCCGGAACAATAAATATTTTTGGAAAATCTCTTTTAGAAAATCGAAAAGAAATTCTCACAAACATCGGTGCAATCGTAGAAAAGCCTGATTTTTATCAATACCTTCCAGCTATCAAAAACCTTGAAATTTTGGCTAAAATATCAGGAAAAGAAGTATCCAGCAAAAGAATAATAGAATTGTTGGACCTTGTCGGATTGAAAGACAGAGCCAAAAGTAAAGTGAAAACTTACTCACATGGAATGAAACAGAGACTTGGAATTGCACAAGCATTGCTTCATGATCCTGAACTGATTGTGCTGGATGAACCGACAACCGGGCTCGATCCGCAGGGAATGAAAGAAATAAGAGACTTGATCTTGCGATTAAGTAAAGATGAAAATAAAACAATATTTCTCTCTTCACACATTCTTTCAGAAATTGAACTCGTTGCAAACCGTATGATCATTATAAATAAAGGAAAAAAGATTGTTGAAGGAGAAGTTAGCAATCTGCTCAATTCCAATAAAGTTAAAGTAACTGTGGAAGTAGAAAACATTGTAACCGTAAAAAATATTTTAGAAACAACAAAATGGTTGAATCAGATTGAATCGATCTCAGCAAATAAAATCAATATTAATCTTGAACAGAATGAGATCCCCTTATTAAATAAATTCCTCGTTGAAAACGGAATAATGGTGAATGCCCTTGTGCCGGTAAGATCGCTTGAAGATTATTTTTTGAACATAACTTCAGGCACAAAATGA